A region of Vampirovibrionales bacterium DNA encodes the following proteins:
- a CDS encoding phage tail tape measure protein, with the protein MFFTTVRLGKTTIPELSASIGGVTGVAANGGVAVEQLGAAIATLTSAGINTAEGFTALKATISAILAPGEQAKKTCRRFGD; encoded by the coding sequence ATATTCTTTACTACCGTTCGGCTTGGAAAGACAACTATTCCAGAACTTAGCGCAAGCATTGGCGGCGTCACCGGCGTTGCTGCTAATGGCGGCGTTGCTGTTGAACAGCTAGGCGCGGCGATTGCTACGCTAACCAGCGCCGGAATTAACACAGCGGAAGGATTTACCGCACTCAAGGCAACAATTAGCGCAATCCTAGCGCCTGGAGAACAGGCAAAGAAAACTTGCCGACGATTTGGGGATTAA